From uncultured Fibrobacter sp., the proteins below share one genomic window:
- a CDS encoding carbohydrate binding domain-containing protein: MFGFKNLGKVVLAFASVALLTGHAVADNITVDGKSRSMLVYAPSGIEKNRPLIIQMHGMNQDAPYQKNAAKWESIADTARFVVVFPNGENKAWDIGGNKDINFIKAIINEMFNKYGIDKNRVYVSGFSMGGMMSYHVANKMGDQIAAIAPVSGGGGVNSPKRAMPIMHTHGTTDDVVNYNSTVNTLKGWVNAQKCSSNSQKIKPYPSTKPGSAASLEIWSGCTDGVEVRLLTIDGKGHWYSMDEAVSVNTSVEIWNFVKNYSLDGSSITPPAPAIVVPTNREEVFNGGFDSSAVAWDLQTHGDAQATGDAKDGKYKLDISAIGTQNYQVQLIQHDLRLVKDQWYEVSFDAVASAARTLEVNVEQHTDPWASYLKEKQNFEIGTDTKNFKFKFQMTAATDTNSRLSFNAGAATGSLTLDNVVLKKTDAPTDPELTGIAPKMGSVVTATAEYAVYSLSGKRLGTVKIRHATETETLLKAKFGKGVYMLRSENGKKTLFHVK; the protein is encoded by the coding sequence ATGTTTGGTTTCAAAAATTTGGGCAAGGTGGTGCTTGCCTTTGCAAGTGTTGCGCTGCTTACGGGTCATGCTGTTGCTGACAACATCACAGTTGACGGAAAATCCCGCAGCATGCTCGTGTATGCTCCGTCGGGAATCGAAAAGAATCGCCCGCTCATCATTCAGATGCACGGCATGAACCAAGATGCCCCCTACCAGAAGAATGCGGCGAAGTGGGAATCCATTGCCGATACCGCGCGCTTTGTGGTGGTGTTCCCCAACGGCGAAAATAAGGCCTGGGACATCGGTGGCAATAAAGACATCAATTTTATCAAGGCCATCATCAACGAGATGTTCAACAAGTACGGCATTGATAAAAACCGTGTGTACGTTTCGGGATTTTCGATGGGTGGCATGATGAGTTACCATGTGGCAAACAAGATGGGCGACCAGATTGCGGCTATTGCGCCTGTTTCGGGTGGCGGTGGCGTGAATTCGCCCAAGCGCGCCATGCCGATTATGCATACGCACGGTACCACCGACGACGTGGTGAATTATAACAGCACCGTGAATACCCTGAAGGGCTGGGTCAATGCGCAAAAATGCTCCAGCAATTCGCAGAAGATCAAGCCGTATCCGTCGACCAAGCCGGGCTCTGCCGCATCGCTTGAAATCTGGAGCGGCTGCACCGATGGTGTCGAAGTGCGCTTGCTGACTATTGATGGCAAGGGCCACTGGTATTCCATGGACGAAGCCGTGAGCGTGAACACGAGCGTGGAAATCTGGAATTTTGTGAAGAACTATTCGCTGGACGGTTCTAGCATTACGCCGCCGGCCCCTGCGATTGTCGTGCCCACGAACCGCGAAGAAGTCTTTAACGGTGGCTTTGATTCGAGCGCCGTGGCCTGGGACTTGCAGACGCATGGTGACGCTCAGGCTACCGGCGATGCAAAAGATGGCAAGTACAAACTCGATATTTCGGCAATCGGCACACAGAATTACCAGGTGCAGCTGATCCAGCACGACTTGCGCCTTGTAAAGGACCAGTGGTACGAGGTAAGCTTTGATGCAGTCGCAAGCGCTGCCCGCACGCTCGAAGTGAACGTGGAACAGCATACCGATCCGTGGGCTAGCTACCTCAAGGAAAAGCAGAACTTTGAAATTGGTACTGATACCAAGAACTTCAAGTTTAAATTCCAGATGACAGCCGCTACCGATACCAACAGCCGCTTAAGCTTTAATGCAGGCGCTGCGACGGGTTCGCTCACCTTGGATAATGTGGTACTTAAAAAGACCGATGCTCCGACGGATCCGGAATTGACTGGCATTGCACCGAAAATGGGCTCGGTTGTTACTGCTACCGCCGAATATGCGGTATATAGCCTCTCCGGCAAACGCCTCGGAACGGTGAAAATTCGCCATGCGACGGAAACGGAGACTTTGTTGAAGGCCAAATTCGGGAAGGGCGTCTACATGCTCCGTAGCGAGAACGGCAAAAAGACCTTGTTTCATGTTAAATAA
- a CDS encoding carbohydrate-binding protein, with amino-acid sequence MFGLKKCSLGGAVALAFCGLTSQAFAHPDSLVLTPPLGWNSWNVFHENINEKQIQEIADAMVSSGLKDAGYIYLNLDDNWMDTKRDAQGNLQNNPKTFPSGMKAIADYVHAKGLKFGLYGDRGKRTCHHYNSKWDSQSGSNGHEEQDAKKLAEWGVDYWKYDNCDSDPNTQEKDYTAMSKALRNSGRDIVFSICMWEYKEWMPKIANLWRTTFDIGPEWISTSWYRGVYEIIDANNKYWQIAKPGHWNDPDMLEVGNRGLSYEEQRSQMTMWSIMAAPIMISSDVRSMSNETKELYLNKDMIAINQDSLGVQGHRISDKQGKQVWTKPLKNGDLAVALLNNNNSTQTVECNFADIGVEGEVEVRDAWKKKDLGPLSHVSIELPAHGSALLRLVLKPVPRAPFKGEALAIPGKIEVEDFDINGVGQGNTTYNESDTENHGDSDYRPGTGVDLYKKATGVIVGYNQAGEWLEYTVKVAKTGTYTMNASVASANSTSSFKLSMDGKGITEEIAVPAATAGEDNYDEYNTVEAKVSLTEGEHILRFTVTGDWMDIDYIEFCEGESCNPMGLHKAIPAAVRNTNSPRLLKKGNAMFIEKNGQRFDLTGHRIK; translated from the coding sequence ATGTTTGGTTTAAAAAAATGCTCGCTCGGCGGGGCAGTTGCCCTTGCCTTCTGTGGTTTGACCTCTCAGGCTTTTGCGCATCCGGATAGTTTGGTGCTTACGCCCCCGCTGGGGTGGAACAGCTGGAACGTGTTCCACGAAAACATCAACGAAAAGCAGATTCAGGAAATCGCCGATGCCATGGTGTCTTCTGGCTTGAAGGACGCGGGCTACATTTACCTGAACCTCGACGACAACTGGATGGATACCAAGCGCGATGCGCAAGGCAACCTCCAGAATAATCCGAAAACCTTCCCGAGCGGCATGAAGGCCATTGCCGATTACGTGCATGCGAAGGGCCTTAAGTTCGGCCTTTACGGCGACCGTGGCAAACGTACTTGCCACCATTACAACAGCAAATGGGATAGCCAGAGCGGTTCCAACGGTCACGAAGAACAGGATGCCAAGAAACTCGCCGAATGGGGTGTCGACTACTGGAAGTACGACAACTGCGATTCTGACCCGAATACCCAGGAAAAAGATTACACCGCCATGTCCAAGGCCCTCCGCAATTCCGGACGCGACATCGTGTTCAGCATTTGCATGTGGGAATACAAGGAGTGGATGCCAAAAATTGCGAACCTCTGGCGTACCACTTTCGACATTGGCCCTGAATGGATTTCGACTTCTTGGTATCGCGGCGTCTATGAAATTATCGACGCGAACAACAAGTATTGGCAGATTGCAAAGCCCGGCCACTGGAATGACCCGGACATGCTCGAAGTGGGCAACAGGGGGCTCTCTTACGAAGAACAGCGCTCCCAGATGACGATGTGGTCCATTATGGCGGCTCCCATCATGATCAGTTCCGATGTTCGCAGCATGAGCAACGAAACCAAGGAACTCTACCTGAACAAGGACATGATTGCCATCAACCAGGATTCTTTGGGCGTTCAGGGCCACCGCATCTCTGACAAGCAGGGTAAGCAGGTTTGGACTAAGCCTTTGAAGAATGGCGACCTTGCCGTGGCACTCCTCAATAACAACAATTCTACCCAGACTGTGGAATGCAACTTTGCAGACATTGGCGTAGAAGGCGAAGTGGAAGTTCGCGATGCCTGGAAAAAGAAGGATTTGGGCCCGCTTTCGCACGTTTCTATCGAACTTCCGGCTCACGGCTCGGCACTCCTCCGCTTGGTTTTAAAGCCGGTTCCGCGCGCTCCGTTCAAGGGCGAAGCTCTCGCTATTCCGGGCAAGATCGAAGTCGAAGATTTCGACATTAACGGCGTAGGCCAGGGCAACACCACCTACAACGAAAGCGATACCGAAAACCACGGTGATTCTGACTACCGCCCGGGTACCGGCGTGGACCTTTACAAGAAGGCTACCGGCGTTATCGTTGGCTACAACCAGGCTGGCGAATGGCTCGAATACACCGTGAAGGTGGCAAAGACCGGAACTTACACGATGAACGCCTCCGTGGCTTCTGCCAACAGCACGTCAAGCTTCAAGCTCTCCATGGACGGCAAGGGCATTACCGAAGAAATCGCAGTGCCTGCAGCAACCGCCGGTGAAGACAACTATGACGAATACAATACGGTCGAAGCCAAGGTGAGCCTCACCGAAGGCGAACACATTCTCCGCTTTACGGTAACCGGCGACTGGATGGACATTGACTATATCGAGTTCTGTGAAGGCGAAAGTTGCAACCCGATGGGCCTGCACAAGGCAATCCCCGCGGCTGTGCGCAACACCAATTCTCCGCGCCTGCTCAAGAAGGGCAATGCCATGTTCATCGAAAAGAACGGCCAGCGCTTTGACCTGACGGGTCACCGCATCAAGTAA
- a CDS encoding beta-L-arabinofuranosidase domain-containing protein: MFGINTKKIACVTLAVVGGLVTQGYSQDVLYPDMFALNEVQLLDGPLKERQDLNVETLLSYDVDRLLAPFYEEAGMRPKASKFPNWAGLDGHVLGHYLSALAMHYADNDDIQVKERLEYVLKELKTIQDQNSKDNNFKGYISGVPNGKKMWLSMKSGNAGAQNGYWVPWYNIHKLYAGLRDAYIYAGYEQAKTMFLALCDWGLTITGGLNDSKMESMLGTEHGGMAEVYADAYALTKQDKYLKEAKRWSHKWLLNAMAASNDNLTNVHANTQVPKVVGFARVAELTNDATYVKGSEYFWDRVVNKRSIAIGGNSISEHFPSFDNHKKYVEEREGPESCNTYNMLKLTERLFNMDHSAKQADFYERALFNHILSTIHPKHGGYVYFTPARPRHYRVYSKVNAAMWCCVGSGMENPAKYNQFIYTKDGDKLYVNLFAASILNWKAKNVQIKQETAFPKGESSKFTVTGSGSFDMQIRHPYWVKEGEFKVIVNGDTVVKKSDPSSYVSAGKSWKTGDVIEVLYPMYTHVEELPNVSDYVALLHGPIVLSAKTGTANLNGLVADDGRWSHIASGALESLDQAPMLASKKEDIPSKLEPVKGEPLHFKAPYLFANKKDGGLLLEPFYEVHDARYMMYWMVLTDPSILERLKKEQEEALALDEKTVDKVAPGEQQPEVDHQMKTENTTSGTANGEFYRDAGKCNAGDGGMISYVLETNSEDSLSLMVRYWGNESCSRTFDIMIDGEKLATESIEGKWNKKEFVNEVYAIPDAMVKGKKEIRVTFKAGAGNMVGGLYGVRLLRNKPKPEPTTFVAKPVTRPDLKARVYGGELQIDAGTVLSQGYTARIFSMNGRLVKSQALAAGQSSFSIGLGDMQNGMYILKIQRDGFSYGTTIFRKDR, translated from the coding sequence ATGTTTGGAATCAATACAAAAAAAATCGCTTGCGTTACCCTTGCTGTGGTAGGAGGTCTCGTCACTCAAGGGTATTCGCAAGACGTTCTTTATCCTGATATGTTCGCGTTGAACGAAGTTCAACTGCTTGACGGTCCGTTAAAAGAACGCCAAGACTTGAACGTTGAAACCCTGCTGAGTTACGACGTGGACCGCCTTCTGGCGCCGTTCTACGAAGAAGCGGGCATGCGGCCGAAAGCATCCAAGTTCCCGAACTGGGCTGGTTTGGACGGGCATGTGCTCGGGCATTACCTGAGTGCACTTGCGATGCATTACGCCGACAATGACGACATTCAGGTTAAAGAACGGTTGGAATATGTCTTGAAAGAACTCAAAACCATTCAGGACCAGAATTCCAAGGACAATAACTTCAAGGGCTACATTAGCGGCGTGCCCAACGGCAAAAAGATGTGGCTCAGCATGAAGAGCGGAAATGCCGGCGCCCAGAATGGTTATTGGGTGCCGTGGTACAACATTCACAAGCTTTACGCGGGCCTGCGCGATGCCTACATTTATGCAGGCTATGAACAGGCTAAGACCATGTTCCTTGCGCTTTGTGACTGGGGCCTTACAATTACGGGCGGCCTCAACGATTCCAAGATGGAATCTATGCTAGGCACGGAACATGGCGGCATGGCCGAAGTCTACGCCGACGCTTACGCGCTCACCAAGCAGGACAAGTACTTGAAAGAGGCTAAGCGCTGGTCGCACAAGTGGCTTTTGAACGCCATGGCGGCAAGTAACGACAACCTCACCAATGTGCATGCGAATACGCAGGTGCCGAAAGTCGTGGGCTTTGCGCGCGTTGCCGAACTCACGAATGACGCAACATATGTAAAGGGCTCTGAATATTTCTGGGATCGTGTGGTCAACAAACGAAGCATCGCCATTGGTGGCAACAGCATTTCGGAACATTTCCCCTCTTTCGATAATCACAAAAAGTATGTGGAAGAACGCGAAGGACCGGAATCATGCAACACCTACAACATGCTCAAGCTCACGGAACGCCTGTTCAATATGGACCATAGCGCCAAGCAGGCGGATTTCTATGAACGCGCGCTCTTTAACCATATTTTATCCACAATACATCCAAAACATGGCGGGTACGTGTACTTCACTCCTGCACGTCCCCGCCATTACCGCGTGTATTCCAAGGTGAATGCGGCTATGTGGTGTTGCGTGGGTTCGGGCATGGAAAACCCGGCCAAGTACAACCAGTTTATTTACACCAAAGACGGCGACAAGCTTTACGTGAACCTCTTTGCCGCATCCATCTTGAATTGGAAGGCGAAGAACGTGCAAATCAAGCAAGAGACCGCATTCCCGAAGGGTGAAAGTTCCAAGTTCACCGTTACAGGCTCCGGCTCTTTCGATATGCAGATTCGTCACCCGTACTGGGTCAAGGAAGGCGAATTCAAGGTGATCGTTAACGGTGACACTGTGGTGAAAAAGTCTGACCCGTCGAGCTACGTGTCGGCCGGAAAATCCTGGAAGACTGGCGATGTGATCGAAGTGCTTTACCCGATGTACACGCATGTCGAAGAATTGCCCAACGTGTCGGACTACGTGGCGCTTTTGCATGGCCCGATCGTGCTTTCTGCAAAAACGGGAACCGCAAACCTGAACGGCCTCGTGGCCGATGACGGTCGCTGGAGCCATATTGCCTCGGGCGCGCTCGAATCGCTTGACCAGGCCCCCATGCTTGCGAGCAAGAAAGAAGATATTCCCTCGAAGCTAGAACCTGTCAAGGGCGAACCCCTGCACTTTAAGGCCCCCTACCTGTTTGCAAACAAGAAAGACGGCGGCCTGCTTCTGGAACCCTTCTACGAAGTGCATGACGCCCGTTACATGATGTATTGGATGGTGCTTACGGACCCCTCGATTCTGGAACGCCTGAAAAAGGAACAAGAAGAAGCCCTGGCGCTCGACGAAAAGACGGTCGATAAGGTGGCTCCTGGTGAGCAACAGCCTGAAGTGGATCACCAGATGAAGACCGAAAATACGACCTCTGGTACGGCAAACGGTGAATTCTACCGCGATGCAGGTAAGTGCAATGCGGGCGACGGTGGCATGATCAGCTACGTGCTCGAAACCAATAGCGAAGATTCCTTGAGCCTGATGGTTCGCTATTGGGGCAACGAATCCTGCTCCCGTACCTTTGATATCATGATCGATGGCGAAAAGCTCGCGACCGAAAGCATCGAAGGCAAGTGGAACAAGAAGGAATTCGTGAACGAAGTCTATGCGATTCCCGATGCCATGGTCAAGGGCAAAAAGGAAATCCGCGTGACGTTCAAGGCGGGTGCCGGCAACATGGTGGGTGGCCTTTATGGCGTGCGCCTGCTGCGCAACAAGCCTAAGCCGGAACCGACGACGTTCGTTGCGAAACCGGTCACTCGCCCTGATTTGAAGGCCCGCGTTTATGGCGGAGAATTGCAGATCGATGCCGGTACGGTGCTTTCGCAGGGCTATACCGCCAGAATCTTCAGCATGAACGGTCGCTTGGTAAAATCGCAGGCGCTTGCGGCGGGGCAATCCAGCTTCAGCATCGGCCTTGGCGACATGCAAAACGGCATGTACATTTTGAAGATCCAACGCGACGGCTTTAGCTACGGCACGACGATTTTCAGAAAAGACCGGTAA
- a CDS encoding family 43 glycosylhydrolase, giving the protein MGWLKGLGIALFSSCAVYAVTVNNPIMYVDSPDPSIVRVDDAYYMVTTTMHFAPGVPVFKSTDLAQWRTVGYAYQTLTNNNKMNLNGDDAYGKGSWASSIRYHKGFFYVLTPSYTTGKTHLYKTADVESGQWSEVQLPFYHDPSLFFDDDGTVWVFYGSGDQISYVQLNDDASGVKQGGKSGKLGGVSVNQATGKSGYIVQQEGSHMEKVNGEYYLFTISWPNGSCRTEVVYRSKSLLSGYTGRVFLADNGVAQGGIFDTPEGKWYALLFRDSGPVGRMSHLVPMEWKDGWPVPTSGSKAPSTIDLPETPLPGYGMVTSDDFESSELALEWQFNHNPDNKNWSLSANPGFYRITTSRTDSRVVTAKNTLTQRSFGPKSSGRTLVDGTGMKDGDMAGLVALQDDKGFVALAKDGGSYKVVMYTGNKNGESLKDSKAISGSKVYLRIDFDLPIDRGTAYFYYSTDGNTWSKIGSDVKLNYDLHMFVGVRWGLFNFATKQAGGYADFDWFKVGTDVNDEIYLDGAGSEPVPQTPFCAAGENCPAVALPGKIEAENFDVPGKGKDGTSYYDADSENHGDSDYRKGTGVDLYKKATGVIVGYNSEGDWLEYTVNVKDAGDYTMFAAVAAAGSTSSFKLSLDGKDITEEIAVPAASSGEENYDDYNKVKANVTLPAGEHVLRFTVTGAWLDIDYFTFVKGANATDPEPIDPTGIANAVRYDVQAEQVYRVYGLNGNFVGSVFATSASEAQSKVRAMVSEKGVYLIRAKNGMVHRFTVTK; this is encoded by the coding sequence ATGGGATGGCTAAAAGGTTTGGGCATTGCCCTTTTCAGTTCTTGTGCAGTTTACGCTGTAACAGTCAACAATCCGATTATGTACGTCGATAGCCCGGACCCCTCGATTGTCCGCGTTGACGACGCTTATTACATGGTGACGACGACCATGCACTTTGCCCCGGGCGTGCCCGTCTTCAAGAGCACGGATTTGGCCCAGTGGCGCACGGTGGGGTATGCCTACCAGACTCTCACCAATAACAACAAGATGAACTTGAATGGCGATGATGCCTACGGTAAGGGCTCCTGGGCATCGAGCATCCGTTACCACAAGGGATTTTTCTACGTGCTGACCCCGTCTTACACGACGGGCAAGACGCACCTTTACAAAACCGCCGACGTGGAAAGTGGCCAGTGGTCCGAAGTGCAGCTCCCGTTCTACCACGATCCTTCTCTGTTCTTCGATGACGACGGCACCGTGTGGGTGTTTTACGGCAGCGGCGACCAGATCAGCTATGTGCAGTTGAATGACGATGCGAGCGGCGTCAAGCAGGGCGGCAAGAGCGGCAAGCTTGGCGGTGTGAGCGTGAACCAGGCAACCGGTAAGAGCGGCTATATTGTGCAGCAGGAAGGCTCGCACATGGAAAAGGTGAACGGCGAATACTACCTGTTCACGATTTCCTGGCCGAATGGCTCCTGCCGTACCGAAGTGGTTTACCGTTCCAAGAGCCTGCTTTCGGGCTATACCGGTAGGGTGTTCTTGGCCGATAACGGCGTTGCGCAGGGTGGCATTTTCGATACTCCCGAGGGCAAGTGGTATGCACTTTTGTTCCGCGATTCCGGCCCGGTTGGCCGTATGTCGCACCTGGTCCCGATGGAATGGAAGGACGGCTGGCCGGTCCCGACTAGCGGCTCCAAGGCTCCCTCCACAATTGACTTGCCCGAAACTCCGCTCCCGGGCTACGGCATGGTGACTTCTGATGACTTTGAATCTAGTGAACTTGCTCTCGAATGGCAGTTCAACCATAACCCCGATAACAAGAACTGGAGCCTCTCCGCAAATCCGGGCTTCTACCGCATTACTACGAGTCGCACCGATAGCCGCGTGGTGACTGCGAAGAACACCTTGACACAGCGTTCCTTTGGCCCCAAGAGCTCCGGCAGGACTCTTGTCGATGGCACCGGCATGAAGGATGGCGATATGGCTGGCCTCGTTGCCCTGCAGGACGACAAGGGCTTTGTGGCGCTCGCTAAAGATGGCGGTAGCTACAAGGTGGTGATGTACACCGGAAACAAGAATGGTGAAAGCCTGAAGGATAGCAAGGCGATTTCTGGTTCCAAGGTTTACCTGCGAATTGATTTTGACTTGCCGATTGACCGCGGCACCGCCTACTTCTACTACAGTACCGATGGCAATACTTGGTCAAAAATCGGTAGCGACGTGAAGCTCAATTACGACCTCCACATGTTCGTGGGCGTCCGTTGGGGCCTCTTCAACTTTGCGACCAAGCAGGCCGGTGGTTACGCAGACTTTGATTGGTTCAAGGTCGGTACCGACGTGAACGATGAAATTTATCTCGATGGCGCTGGCTCTGAACCTGTTCCGCAGACTCCGTTCTGCGCTGCTGGTGAAAATTGCCCTGCCGTTGCGCTCCCGGGCAAGATCGAAGCAGAAAACTTCGACGTTCCGGGCAAGGGTAAAGATGGCACCTCTTACTATGACGCCGATTCCGAAAACCACGGCGATAGCGATTACCGCAAGGGCACGGGCGTTGACCTTTACAAGAAGGCGACCGGCGTCATTGTGGGCTACAACAGCGAAGGCGACTGGCTCGAATACACCGTGAACGTAAAGGATGCAGGTGATTACACCATGTTCGCGGCTGTTGCTGCGGCTGGCTCTACCTCGAGCTTCAAGCTCTCCTTGGATGGCAAGGACATTACCGAAGAAATCGCGGTGCCGGCAGCAAGCTCCGGCGAAGAGAATTACGACGATTACAACAAGGTGAAGGCCAATGTAACGCTCCCTGCGGGCGAACATGTGCTCCGCTTTACGGTTACTGGCGCCTGGCTCGATATTGACTACTTCACATTCGTGAAGGGCGCAAACGCTACGGACCCGGAACCGATTGATCCGACGGGTATCGCAAATGCAGTGCGCTACGATGTGCAGGCCGAACAGGTTTACCGCGTGTATGGCCTGAACGGAAACTTTGTGGGCTCCGTGTTTGCGACAAGTGCAAGCGAGGCTCAGTCTAAGGTGCGCGCCATGGTTTCGGAAAAGGGCGTGTACCTGATTAGAGCGAAGAATGGGATGGTTCATCGCTTTACGGTAACGAAGTAA
- a CDS encoding sialate O-acetylesterase codes for MDLKKVSEFLTPALWLVGGLMMLASLANAAPNPNFHIYIAYGQSNMAGNGEIVPSVDQATNPKNFLMLASHNANASQRSGKTTQSIKTGEWYPAIPPMFHPFENLSPADYFGRAMVDSLPGVTVGIIPVAIGAVSIKAFDKDQYKAYFSSAASYIQSWAKDYDSNPYQRIVDLGKKAKEVGVIKGFIFHQGETDGAGTEWQNNVYKTYKDIINALDLDENEVPFVAGEMMNDPTGNSGQGSCCSSKNSGIAQLKSKFKKFGLASSQGLKGNGKDPYHFGREGVIELGKRYCSEMLKLIDKTIDPDAPEVNLVDPSQSTVPDEPPEEYGPYGEAPAKIPGTIEVEEYNKGGADKGYSDLSKGNEGGKFRKNDVDIYQPNMGLVVGHCQKGEWLKYTVKVEADGEYEISALVAGDNGTGSFALYMDDNQIGTEIANEGQGFDNFTTVSGGKATLKAGEHELKLEITNDWIDIDYVEFKKVENNTAIAGKLNLMTEAESSFNLFDMHGKRVASFKAAGMDAAVKMVKTGSVADLKQGIYYVRTKGNQGAMKQKVVVYEK; via the coding sequence ATGGACCTTAAAAAAGTCTCTGAATTTTTAACCCCGGCCCTGTGGCTTGTTGGCGGGCTCATGATGCTTGCGTCGCTTGCCAATGCTGCGCCGAACCCCAATTTCCATATTTATATCGCTTACGGCCAGTCGAACATGGCGGGTAACGGCGAAATCGTGCCTTCCGTGGACCAGGCCACGAATCCCAAGAATTTCCTTATGCTCGCTTCGCACAACGCCAACGCAAGCCAGCGTAGCGGCAAGACGACTCAGTCGATCAAGACGGGCGAATGGTACCCCGCAATCCCGCCGATGTTCCACCCCTTTGAAAACCTTTCTCCGGCAGACTACTTCGGCCGCGCCATGGTCGATTCCCTGCCGGGCGTTACCGTGGGTATTATCCCGGTGGCTATCGGTGCGGTGAGCATCAAGGCTTTTGACAAGGACCAGTACAAGGCTTATTTCAGTTCTGCGGCAAGCTACATCCAGAGCTGGGCAAAGGACTACGATTCTAACCCCTACCAGAGAATTGTGGACCTGGGCAAGAAGGCTAAGGAAGTAGGCGTGATCAAGGGCTTTATTTTCCACCAGGGTGAAACCGATGGCGCTGGTACCGAATGGCAGAACAATGTGTACAAGACCTACAAGGACATTATCAACGCTCTTGATTTGGACGAAAACGAAGTTCCGTTTGTTGCTGGCGAAATGATGAATGACCCCACGGGTAACTCTGGCCAGGGTAGCTGCTGCAGCAGCAAGAACAGCGGCATTGCCCAGCTGAAGAGCAAGTTCAAGAAGTTTGGTTTGGCCTCTTCTCAGGGCCTGAAGGGTAACGGCAAGGACCCCTACCACTTTGGCCGCGAAGGCGTGATTGAACTCGGCAAGCGCTACTGCTCCGAAATGCTCAAGCTCATCGACAAGACCATTGACCCGGATGCACCGGAAGTGAACTTGGTTGACCCGAGCCAGTCTACCGTACCGGACGAACCGCCTGAGGAATATGGCCCGTATGGCGAAGCCCCTGCAAAGATTCCGGGCACCATCGAAGTTGAAGAATACAACAAGGGCGGTGCCGACAAGGGTTACTCCGATTTGAGCAAGGGTAACGAAGGCGGCAAGTTCCGCAAGAACGACGTGGATATTTACCAGCCGAACATGGGCTTGGTCGTGGGCCACTGCCAGAAGGGCGAATGGCTCAAGTATACCGTGAAGGTGGAAGCCGATGGCGAATACGAAATTTCTGCACTCGTTGCAGGCGACAATGGCACCGGTAGCTTTGCCCTCTACATGGACGACAACCAGATCGGTACCGAAATCGCTAACGAAGGCCAGGGCTTTGATAACTTTACCACGGTAAGCGGCGGCAAGGCTACCTTGAAGGCCGGCGAACACGAACTCAAGCTCGAAATCACCAACGACTGGATCGATATCGACTACGTCGAATTCAAGAAGGTTGAAAACAACACCGCTATTGCAGGCAAGTTGAACCTGATGACCGAAGCCGAAAGCAGCTTCAACCTGTTCGACATGCACGGCAAGCGCGTGGCAAGCTTCAAGGCCGCTGGCATGGATGCCGCAGTCAAGATGGTCAAGACCGGTTCTGTGGCTGACCTGAAGCAGGGTATTTACTACGTGCGCACCAAGGGTAACCAGGGTGCCATGAAACAGAAGGTCGTGGTTTATGAAAAATAA